In one window of Tellurirhabdus rosea DNA:
- a CDS encoding class I SAM-dependent DNA methyltransferase → MIGKHDEYEKMFRLEQRLWWYRILHGRVLQAIEARFGSRRDLRILDAGCGTGGMLSSLTEAGYTDLRGVDGSADAVDFSRQRGLNVSLLNLNDFGGYAPGETYDVIVCNDVFCYFDDAGLRTLLREMRKRLAPGGVLISNNNAFNVFRGSHDQAVGSQRRFVRADFERFAPEAGLRIAHSTYWSLALAPLILAIRLWQSFQLKVGLQSPDQPASDVYFPGNIINETLYRIVKTEQTVLPRTPFGSSLFMVLSRSNAD, encoded by the coding sequence ATGATCGGAAAACACGACGAATACGAAAAAATGTTTCGGCTGGAGCAGCGACTGTGGTGGTACCGCATCCTGCACGGCCGGGTGTTGCAGGCCATCGAAGCCCGGTTTGGCTCCCGCCGCGACCTCCGCATTCTGGATGCGGGCTGCGGCACGGGCGGGATGCTCAGTTCCCTGACCGAAGCGGGGTATACGGACCTGCGCGGCGTCGACGGCTCGGCCGATGCCGTGGACTTCTCCCGGCAGCGCGGCCTGAACGTGAGTCTGTTGAACCTGAACGATTTCGGCGGCTACGCACCCGGCGAAACCTACGACGTGATCGTCTGCAACGACGTGTTCTGCTACTTCGACGATGCGGGCCTGCGGACGCTGCTGCGCGAAATGCGGAAACGGCTGGCTCCGGGCGGTGTGCTGATTTCCAACAACAACGCCTTCAACGTCTTCCGGGGCTCGCACGACCAGGCCGTGGGGAGCCAGCGGCGGTTTGTCCGGGCGGATTTCGAACGGTTTGCCCCAGAGGCCGGGCTGCGGATTGCCCATTCGACCTACTGGAGTCTGGCGCTCGCCCCGCTCATTCTGGCGATCCGGCTCTGGCAGTCGTTTCAGTTGAAAGTGGGTCTGCAAAGTCCCGACCAGCCCGCTTCGGACGTCTATTTTCCGGGAAATATCATTAACGAAACGCTGTACCGGATTGTAAAAACCGAACAAACGGTGCTGCCCCGAACGCCTTTCGGAAGTTCGCTGTTTATGGTCCTGAGTCGGAGCAACGCCGATTAA
- a CDS encoding glycosyltransferase family 2 protein, translating to MLLSVVIPVYNSETTLPPLLERLQTALSAYAFEVVLVNDGSRDRSEQVAIRLAEQYENVTAVALRRNFGEFNAVLCGLNYARGRYTVIIDDDFQNPPEEILKLVQTAETGGYDVVYSYYASKQHHWFRNLGSRLTNALATHLLQKPKDLYLSSFKLIRDEVVREIVRYTGPYPYIDGLIFRVTRNVGAVQVQHEKRQEGRSNYTVGKLVSLFVNVLVCYSPLPLRVFTLAGAGLSGSGLLAGTALLAAALLGYGVAGWQVVLCALLLLTGFVTLFLGVMSEYLGKLFMAQSGLPAFVVKKVVRRQASAAPVGSSREAGRLPTDDF from the coding sequence TGCTGGAGCGACTGCAGACCGCCCTGTCGGCCTATGCGTTCGAGGTGGTGCTGGTCAACGACGGCAGCCGCGACCGTTCCGAGCAGGTGGCTATCCGGCTGGCCGAGCAGTACGAGAACGTCACGGCGGTTGCCCTGCGGCGTAATTTCGGCGAGTTCAACGCGGTGCTCTGCGGACTCAACTACGCCCGCGGCCGGTACACGGTCATTATTGACGACGATTTCCAGAACCCGCCCGAAGAGATTCTGAAGCTGGTGCAAACGGCCGAAACGGGCGGTTACGACGTTGTCTACAGCTATTACGCCAGCAAGCAGCACCACTGGTTCCGCAACCTCGGCAGCCGCCTGACCAACGCCCTGGCGACCCATCTGCTCCAAAAGCCGAAAGACCTCTACCTGTCGAGCTTCAAGCTCATTCGCGACGAGGTCGTGCGGGAAATCGTCCGGTACACGGGGCCGTATCCGTACATCGACGGACTCATTTTCCGCGTTACCCGGAATGTCGGGGCGGTGCAGGTGCAGCACGAAAAACGGCAGGAAGGCCGCTCCAACTACACGGTCGGCAAGCTCGTCTCGCTGTTTGTCAACGTGCTGGTTTGCTACTCGCCCCTGCCCCTGCGGGTGTTCACGCTGGCCGGAGCGGGCCTCTCCGGAAGTGGGCTGCTGGCCGGAACCGCCCTGCTGGCGGCGGCTCTGCTGGGCTACGGGGTAGCGGGCTGGCAGGTCGTTCTGTGCGCCCTGCTGCTGCTGACGGGCTTCGTGACCCTGTTTCTGGGCGTGATGAGCGAGTACCTCGGTAAACTGTTTATGGCCCAGAGTGGACTCCCGGCTTTTGTAGTGAAAAAAGTGGTCCGTCGCCAGGCATCCGCCGCTCCGGTCGGGAGCAGCCGGGAGGCCGGGCGATTGCCAACTGACGACTTTTAG
- a CDS encoding PASTA domain-containing protein, which produces MAKISTRSKADLLVHIGIVVSLIVALFLGFFFIWLPYTTNHGQTVTVPDLKRMSADELEDFLADHDLRYEISEDCTYVAGAEPYTVYLQYPRPGTKVKEGRKIYLTITTPNPPMIIMPKLVDQTLISAQYALTSNGLGLGKLKFVPDPAQNSVLKQLYRGKEILPGTRLPKGSIIDLEVGDGYGNTKFPVPNVVGMPLDEAKLTIKGSNLQVGTVIEVDDPEKEVGTVLKQNPAAKSGATIRVGEIIDLWIVGPAENIDESPEQ; this is translated from the coding sequence ATGGCTAAAATCAGCACCCGCTCCAAAGCCGACCTGCTTGTACATATCGGAATCGTCGTCAGCCTGATTGTCGCCCTTTTCCTGGGCTTTTTCTTTATCTGGCTGCCTTACACTACCAACCACGGCCAGACCGTGACGGTCCCGGACCTGAAGCGCATGAGCGCCGACGAACTGGAGGATTTTCTGGCCGACCATGACCTGCGTTACGAGATCAGCGAAGACTGCACCTACGTGGCCGGCGCCGAGCCTTATACGGTCTATCTGCAGTACCCCAGACCGGGCACGAAAGTGAAGGAAGGCCGGAAAATCTACCTGACCATCACCACGCCCAATCCGCCGATGATCATCATGCCGAAGCTGGTCGACCAGACGCTCATCAGCGCGCAGTACGCCCTGACGAGCAACGGACTGGGCCTCGGAAAACTCAAGTTTGTGCCCGACCCGGCCCAGAACTCGGTGCTGAAACAGCTTTACCGCGGGAAGGAGATTCTGCCGGGCACGCGGCTCCCGAAAGGCTCCATCATTGACCTCGAAGTCGGGGATGGCTACGGAAATACCAAATTCCCCGTTCCGAACGTTGTAGGAATGCCGCTCGACGAAGCCAAACTGACCATCAAGGGATCGAACCTGCAGGTGGGCACCGTCATTGAAGTAGATGACCCGGAAAAAGAGGTGGGCACGGTCCTCAAACAGAACCCCGCCGCCAAATCCGGAGCCACTATCCGCGTCGGAGAAATCATCGACCTCTGGATCGTCGGGCCGGCCGAAAACATCGATGAGAGCCCGGAGCAATGA
- a CDS encoding riboflavin synthase produces the protein MFTGIIESLGTVTDIIPEGTNLTFRLQAPIAPELKIDQSLSHNGVCLTVTSVEGGQYTVTAVDETLRKTNLGRLQVGSRVNLERCMPANGRFDGHIVQGHVDQTAVCTNVADMGGSWLFDFQYDPTVGNVTVEKGSICINGVSLTVFNSEADSFRVTIIPYTYEHTTFRDLRPGDVVNLEFDIVGKYIKKMLAQYR, from the coding sequence ATGTTCACCGGCATCATCGAATCCCTCGGCACCGTAACCGACATCATCCCCGAAGGGACCAACCTCACGTTTCGCCTCCAGGCCCCCATCGCCCCTGAGTTAAAAATAGACCAGAGCCTGAGCCACAACGGCGTCTGCCTCACCGTCACGTCCGTGGAAGGCGGGCAGTACACGGTCACGGCGGTGGACGAAACGCTCCGGAAAACGAATCTGGGCCGGTTGCAGGTCGGCAGCCGGGTCAATCTCGAACGCTGCATGCCCGCCAACGGCCGCTTCGACGGGCATATCGTGCAGGGGCATGTGGACCAGACGGCCGTTTGTACGAACGTGGCCGATATGGGCGGAAGCTGGCTGTTTGACTTCCAGTACGACCCGACGGTCGGCAACGTGACGGTCGAGAAAGGCTCCATCTGCATCAACGGCGTCAGCCTGACCGTTTTCAATTCGGAAGCCGATTCGTTCCGCGTCACCATCATTCCGTACACGTACGAACACACCACCTTCCGGGACCTCCGGCCGGGCGACGTCGTCAATCTGGAGTTCGACATTGTGGGGAAATACATAAAAAAAATGCTGGCGCAGTACCGGTAA